Proteins from a single region of Fibrobacter sp.:
- a CDS encoding RDD family protein, which produces MEYTRLIAVFIDFLIAACINTIPFTLLVMLPMVQTNGQMESPELMGRALIASLIAMLYLVFRDIPSGGSIGKKVMKLKVVDAETQGPVSIGRRILRNVTWLLSWIEIFAYLITKKRIGDRIAKTDVIEIP; this is translated from the coding sequence ATGGAATATACAAGATTAATCGCAGTTTTCATTGACTTCTTAATTGCAGCATGCATCAACACGATTCCATTCACTTTGCTGGTCATGTTGCCGATGGTCCAAACAAACGGGCAAATGGAATCCCCGGAGCTAATGGGCAGAGCGCTTATCGCCTCGCTGATCGCAATGCTGTATCTCGTATTCCGCGATATTCCAAGCGGCGGCAGCATCGGTAAAAAAGTGATGAAACTGAAAGTCGTCGACGCCGAAACACAGGGCCCCGTTTCTATCGGGAGGAGAATCCTCCGGAACGTAACGTGGCTGTTAAGCTGGATTGAAATTTTCGCATACCTGATTACAAAGAAAAGGATCGGCGACAGAATCGCGAAGACCGATGTTATTGAGATACCGTAG